Below is a window of Deinococcus aquiradiocola DNA.
GCCAGATCCAGCGCTGCTTTGTCTGCTTGGTCACAAAGGTGCATAGTTCGTCGCACTCCAGCACCAGCGACGCTGGTGCTGGAGTGCTCACGTTTTTGACGACATCACCTCCAACGGATCGATGCGGTGTGGGACGCTGTTGACCAGGGTTTTCAGGTGTCTGCGGAACCAGGAGCGGCTGACGCCGACCACCCGGCAGATCCCCCGGTGGGAGATCCGTTCGGATAACATTCGGTCGACCAGAGCGACGGTTTCAGGTGAAATCGGGGGTCGGGTATGGTCGAGCGTGAACTGATACTTGCAGATACGGCACAGGTAACGCTGCTTGCCGGTGTGGGCATGGCCGTTTTTGACGATGCGGACGGCGCCGCAATGCGGACACGTAAGCTCGTTCATGGTT
It encodes the following:
- a CDS encoding IS1 family transposase codes for the protein MNELTCPHCGAVRIVKNGHAHTGKQRYLCRICKYQFTLDHTRPPISPETVALVDRMLSERISHRGICRVVGVSRSWFRRHLKTLVNSVPHRIDPLEVMSSKT